Genomic window (Carassius auratus strain Wakin unplaced genomic scaffold, ASM336829v1 scaf_tig00217392, whole genome shotgun sequence):
GAGCaaacacttcttcacacagggccatgtagttttggatGTTTCTtctgcttaataataaaaaccttcatttaaaaactgcatggtGTGTTTACTCGTGTTGTCTTTGacttatatttaaatttgtttgatgatctgaaacattaaagtgtggcaaacatgccaaaaaaaaaaaaagaaatctggagcactttttcacaccactgtacTTTTTAATCTTCATTCTTGTTAGTCAGTGCTAGAAACATGTCAGTGTGGCTTGTTCTGATGCATTCGAAGGTTATAGAAAGGAGGATATGACCACAACTGCAAAGGAAGATGATTGGTTAAGAGTGGTGACCAAGTTTAGAAATGAACATCAGAGTCAGATAAACACTGTGCAAACAAGTAGTTACTATTTCTGCAATGTTTAGTTAAAATAACTTTGATTGCCTTTATTATGAACAGTGAAGTGAAATATGATTCTGTTCTTTAATTCCATCAGTCAGTTCACTGTTGCACTATTTGTCAGACTGAAAGTAGCTCACAGACATGTGCACATCAGACCACAAATGAGCTCTTTGTCATTTCTGTTGTCCTTCAGCTGACGATATCTCTTAAACTGCTGCATCTTTTTTATTCTTTCCACTTAAACTATTAAACTGGTCCTGATCTACAGCATCTTAAATATAACCACAGCGAAACATATGGAGCTGCGATCGTAACTGTGTCCGAAGACGATTACAAGTGCTCGCTGGTTTACAAAGTTGTTCAAAACCCATATTTTTCTAAAGAACAACAAcattactaatatttaaaaataataataaaaaatacaaacaaacaatgtaAAACAACAAATAACCAGTGACGTGAAAGCACTGGATAATGGTTGCAAAGAGACACAAACATTTGGGCTCTGGAAAAGGATCTATATGCATCTGGTATCGACTCATAACATAAGTCAAGTATTTTCTGATTGCTGAAGGAGAGTCAATATATTGCTGGAAATTGAAAACTCCCTCCAGAGAACATTTGTTAAAATCACACGTAATAAAATGTGGAGCATCCGGTGAATACAACTGATACTGATGCAGCACCTGACTGATGATGTCCACCTCCTTCTGAACATCAGACTACAGGTGTCCCAGCTGACCGTCCAGAGTCTCGTCACTATCCCGAAACTGATTCACTCTAGCCCTCCTGTTCCTGAACTTTTTTCCCCTGTCTGTAGTGCTTCCCACATTGGGGATGGCTTTATGAAGTGTTTGTGCTGCATACACCACGACAGAGACTCCTGAGACAGCGGCACCTACTGTGTTTCCAGAGATGGCAGCTGATACTGCAGAAGAACCTCCAGAGGTGTCAGTTGTACCCGTCTGTGAACTCACTGTCTGTCCTGTCACGGCTATGAAGGCCATGTGTGAACTTTCTACCTGCCTTATCATGGACACAAAGTCACGATTGTCAGCTGGACTGCCCTTGAACCCCATTCCCCATATTCCTTTGCTTTAGGttaatcaccaccaggtgttccccattacctcTCCTCTTTATATACTGTGTTTGGATTCTCACAcattgtgaagtcttgtttagccccgtCTGACTCCAAGCGGTTTCCCTGTGTCTGTTCTTTCTGTGTATTACCGTGGATTGTGTATACCGCCCGTGATTCTCTGTCTGATATTGTTTCTGTTTCTGGATATCCCATCACATACTTGACACTGTTTGctgattactgcctgtctgaccattcgaataaaatactgcaaatggatccgaacgtctctgactccatgttacaaTAATTATTGTCATTTGTTTTCCTTTTCAGAGTTCTCTCAggctgaaaaaataaatgcaaatgtgaccctggagcacaaaaccaatcCAAATTGAGATctgtgcatcatctgaaagctgaataaatcatctttccattggtgtatggtttgttatgatatgacaatattaggttgagatataactatttgaaaatctggaatctgagggagcaaaaaaatctaaatattgagaaaatcatctctaaagttgttcaaatgaattcttagcgatgcatattactaatcaaaactaagttttgatatatttacagtcggacatttactaaatatcttcatggaacatgatcattacttaatatccttatgattttttattacgtAAAAATGATCATTAACTTGGAAATAACTGACCATAGTTCGCTGAAAAGATGAAAAGAACAATACTCTAAAAACTAAAGGTGCCTCAGAAATCCTTTTGATGCTGGAGGaacttaatcatttattttaagtgccTCGAAGCTCTTTTTCTCATCATATTGTTCCTGGAGGAAACATTATAGTCTTTGCAGTTGATGTAAGAACTCTTTGGATGTTTGAAGCACTTTGTTTCCAGTTCTGAGCTTCTGGAGTCACTCTTTCATTACACGAGAACTCAAAGTGCTCCAGAGGTTCCTGGAGGAACTCAAATTATTAAAAAGGGTTattgtaaaagttatttttttctccagattGCGCTTTTATCTGCCTTTGttggatttttaaatatatttcgtTGTATAACTTAAATACTgcaataactaaaaataattttattgaaatgttaaatcatttgaagGTGAATAGTTTACCCTGAAACTTTAAAGCAGACATTAAAAATAGTATTGAACTAAATATGGCTCaacaaattcattttattaaaaatatgctaattataaCAATCAGTACAAGagtaatatttagactttttttatttccctaaaaaaataagttgaatttattcagaaataattgttCAGCTGtagtctgtttttcttttctgaactatttgttgttgtttaattatttttaatagttacacATCCATGTTACATGTAACTGAGGTTATCTAGTAAGATATTAGCCTAATTTTtgagtaattacattttttaaaataattttctctccTCAGTTCATCCAGTATAACTTACACGAGTTCTCTTAAAATCTCGAAGGGTTCACAGAGCAGCACgatgtaagtatttatttatttgacattgaaataactgaaatgtttttctgttctttttttcttttattatcttCTGAGAAAATCCTAGCCTTGCCGAACCTGTTACATGATGATCCTGCTGTGCTGGACTTTATATGATAAATGAGGGAAGTCTGAGTTTGTGCacgtgtgtgtacatatatatagtgtacacacacacattacatacactgtgtgtgttattgtgatAGACATTGTGCATTTAATTACTCCACAACCAATAACTAATTGTTAGGTTTTGATttctagtagtttttttttttagtttagcatgttttataaaatatgtgtttgtataaaaatgttgtcataaacTAAAGCCTCTATAACATTTatgtttcaatttaaaaaaaattcagctcaACAATGAACTGCCAAGGTTCTTCCTTAAAATGAGGCCAAACATATTTCTGTGCTCCAAACTTCCAATTTTtaatgaaagcttttttttttgacacgGACATTTTTGTCTTCTACTGTCCTGGTAATGATTAAGAAACTAGTCTTGTTATACATTTAAGAATTATGTTacatgatctatctatctatctatctatgtaaacAAGTAATTGTTAACTATGACGTTATTTTATTGCCACCAACTTTGCATAGATGGCAATTTCACATTGTCAGGTAAAAAATAGCAGAAATATTTATGAAAGTTGAACAAATATAatttactgaacaaaaaaaaaatgtgaaagatcattagattttaaaaactgataagaaaattattaaaaatagcagCACATAATGTTTCcagattatttattataaattcattattttaatcttgCATTTGATAACTGagtaaattcatttattataactgacagGTGTGATGATCAGTGGACTTGAGTTTTTACCTCCATCATTAAGGCATGGGCTAAATAATGGATAGAGTTTTTCAGTGAAGACTGAGCAGTGAAAGAGTAGATATGAGAGCTGGACTCCACATCATAAAAGGAGACCAGACCctcctcataatccacaaacacaccgacccgctgcggcttcactctcagagacagagagacaggaggATCCTCACAGGCTTCATATTCATCTCCATTCCTCAGCCCCACAGTCCAGTATCCATCTCTGGGTCTCAGTGTGATCAGTCCCTTCCTGTTAATGGATTCTCTGACCACTCCTAAACCCATTCAGTCTTTCCCTTCACCTGCcacctcaaaataaaatctccctgAGGAGAATCCCTCCTTTCCCAAGACACAGGCACCTCTATCAAATCTCTCTGGTTTGTCTGGGAGTTTCTGTCTAATGTCTCCATGTCTCACTTGTTTTCCATCAACAGTCAGAATGAGATATGGATTAGCTGTATCAGGATCCAGAGCCACAtccactgagaaaacagagaatacagatattctgtgatgctgatgtttttagttCACCCAGTGTTGAATCAGATTGTAGTGCAGTAATGAAGCAGTGAGTGTATGAATGTAAACTAGTGTAGTGCAGACAGCACACTGTACCTGCATACTGCTGCATCCACTTCAGCTCTGTAGAGACTAATGACAAGAAAACAATCAGATCTGAAGCTTATATTTAAAGAACAGAGTACACTATCATGTTCTATCTGATCAGTGTGTATTGATGTACCAGTTAGTGTGAGTTTCTCATCTATAGTGTCCTTCAGTTGAGTCAGAGCTCTCCTCAGAGTCTCCAGAGTCTCATGAGTCTTCATACTGATCTCAGGCCAGTTCCTGGTGTTTCTAGAGCTGCACAGGGATGAGTGAAtctacagcaggagagaggagaaatccttcagcatgtcatatcctgcattatgattgatcagagagatcatgttgactgacctgtaggaggtggaggtgatcttcagtgtgtgagagctgctccagctcagtgtttctcatctttagctcagtgatctcctgctccagctcttcaatcagctcttgctcctgtttctctgctgctttctgctgctcctccatcatctccagcagttcagtctgatgtctctcaatggagcgggATGAGATCAGTGAAGAGCTCCACACGGActgctttctccttctctgtgtttctctgctcaACCAGGACAGGCAACACattattagcagtgtttgctaaCAGAAGAATCTGTGTAACTATTGCTATGACATTTTTGTTCACATACATAGGCTACATGTGTTTTCAGAATCCCTCAAATGAAGTATTAAACTTCACTCTGCACCCTGGACGAGAGCAGAACAAGCCCTGGACATTTTACTTCTTGTTTTATTGGCTGTTGCTGTATATTTGAGTCTGATAGTCATCTGTCAttcgtttgattgtttgtttattttgttattgttatgtcTTCTCAATGTTTCTAAACATTTAAGTTTgttgaaattattaatattaaattattttattctattattttaaactcacttttctgacttctgctgagtgtttgatgtcttgaatcttcttgattctgttctggatcatcagctgcacgtctttctgtgtcttcatcagttcagtctatagagagaacaacacagacacatttatcataacacagattaaactcacaatatgaaatcaaatctgattcctcatgatatcagtcctttaaaagaataataacgtCTACCTTCTTCTCTTGACTCTCC
Coding sequences:
- the LOC113100866 gene encoding butyrophilin subfamily 1 member A1-like, producing the protein MKTHETLETLRRALTQLKDTIDEKLTLTVSTELKWMQQYAVDVALDPDTANPYLILTVDGKQVRHGDIRQKLPDKPERFDRGACVLGKEGFSSGRFYFEVAGEGKD